One window of Sphingobacteriales bacterium genomic DNA carries:
- a CDS encoding ABC transporter ATP-binding protein, whose amino-acid sequence METIIDAQNVSKIYNPDTIPVYAVNNVSLQIQKGEFTALVGPSGSGKTTLLNLIGGLDRPNSGHIRINGIEITGLSPGKLIDFRLYNIGFVFQSFNLIPVLTARENVEFIMLLQNISKHIRDQRVKALLTEVGLADKMDSRPSQLSGGQQQRVAVARALASKPQFILADEPTANLDSASASNLLDIMDKLNREENMTFIFSTHDQRVIDKARRVITLVDGSVASDTYAVV is encoded by the coding sequence ATGGAGACTATTATTGATGCTCAAAATGTGAGTAAAATCTACAATCCGGATACCATCCCCGTATATGCCGTTAATAATGTCAGTTTGCAAATCCAAAAAGGAGAATTTACTGCATTAGTGGGACCTTCAGGTTCCGGAAAAACAACTTTGCTAAACTTAATCGGAGGTTTAGACCGTCCAAATTCAGGACATATCAGAATCAATGGCATAGAAATAACAGGCTTATCGCCAGGCAAACTGATTGATTTCCGATTGTATAATATTGGATTTGTTTTTCAGTCATTTAATTTAATTCCTGTATTAACTGCCCGCGAAAATGTTGAATTCATCATGTTATTGCAAAATATATCAAAACACATCCGTGACCAACGTGTAAAAGCATTATTAACAGAAGTCGGCTTAGCTGATAAAATGGATTCACGTCCTTCACAACTTTCCGGTGGGCAACAGCAACGTGTAGCTGTTGCAAGAGCTCTGGCATCCAAACCTCAATTTATTTTAGCAGATGAACCAACAGCTAATTTAGATTCAGCATCAGCCTCTAATCTGCTCGATATAATGGATAAACTCAATCGGGAAGAAAACATGACCTTTATTTTCTCCACCCATGATCAACGGGTTATTGACAAAGCCCGAAGAGTTATTACCTTAGTAGATGGCAGCGTCGCTTCTGATACTTACGCGGTGGTCTAA
- a CDS encoding ABC transporter permease gives MIVNIAWRNIWRNPTRSLVIMVSVAIGIWAGAFIASIYWGMGQERFKIAIENEIAHIQLHHPEFTKDFTQAPTITNANDVLARITQLQGVRASTIRTIVMGMLANATGSSGIQINGILPDNEASVSQLKSKLNEGDYFTSKKANGILIGAKLAKKLKLKLRSKVVLTFQDNEDNLVSSAFWVEGIYQSYNTSLDERNVYVKMSDIAGLLNLTNEAHEIAVLLQNDSWTETVKNQITAHNPLLKVQDWREISPDTALILSTMNQASMIFSVIILLALAFGIINTMLMAILERTKELGVLMALGMNRLKLYAMIMTETVFLVLSGAPVGFLLSFGIIKYLSVHGIDLTAVAGQSMGDFGFSNVIYPDLPFTQYIQILILVLITAVISAIFPIIRALRLNPVEAIRR, from the coding sequence ATGATAGTGAACATTGCCTGGAGAAATATTTGGCGAAATCCTACCCGAAGCTTGGTGATAATGGTTTCTGTCGCTATCGGAATTTGGGCTGGAGCCTTCATAGCTTCCATCTACTGGGGAATGGGACAGGAAAGATTTAAAATAGCTATCGAAAATGAAATTGCTCATATACAACTCCATCATCCTGAATTTACAAAAGATTTTACACAAGCACCAACCATCACAAACGCAAATGATGTGCTTGCTCGAATCACCCAATTACAAGGAGTTAGGGCATCTACTATCAGAACAATTGTAATGGGTATGCTTGCCAATGCAACCGGAAGTAGCGGAATTCAAATTAACGGCATTTTGCCGGATAATGAAGCTTCTGTTTCTCAACTGAAAAGTAAACTCAATGAGGGAGATTACTTTACAAGTAAAAAAGCAAACGGAATATTAATAGGTGCAAAGCTTGCCAAAAAGTTGAAGTTAAAACTGCGCTCAAAAGTTGTATTGACTTTTCAAGACAATGAAGACAATCTGGTCTCTTCTGCTTTTTGGGTAGAAGGTATTTATCAATCTTACAATACTTCACTTGACGAAAGAAATGTTTATGTAAAAATGTCTGACATTGCGGGTTTGTTAAATCTGACAAATGAAGCTCATGAAATTGCAGTTTTACTGCAAAATGATAGCTGGACTGAAACCGTAAAAAACCAGATAACCGCCCATAATCCTTTGCTTAAAGTGCAGGACTGGCGGGAAATTTCTCCTGATACTGCACTAATATTATCAACGATGAATCAAGCTTCTATGATTTTTTCAGTTATTATATTATTAGCACTGGCTTTTGGGATAATCAACACTATGTTGATGGCAATTTTGGAAAGAACCAAAGAGCTGGGAGTTCTCATGGCTCTTGGAATGAACAGGCTTAAACTTTATGCCATGATTATGACAGAAACTGTTTTTTTAGTTTTGTCCGGTGCGCCTGTGGGTTTTTTATTGTCTTTCGGTATCATAAAATACTTATCAGTTCATGGCATTGATCTGACAGCAGTAGCCGGGCAATCAATGGGTGATTTTGGTTTCAGCAACGTGATTTACCCCGATTTGCCATTTACTCAATATATACAAATCCTGATTTTAGTTTTAATTACTGCAGTAATTTCCGCTATCTTCCCTATTATAAGAGCTCTCAGACTAAATCCTGTCGAAGCAATCAGAAGGTAA
- a CDS encoding ABC transporter permease, producing the protein MLFTLAWRNLWRNKSRTFITMASVFFAVLLSVFTISLQKGVWDNLTKNVVSFYTGYAQIHLKGYWDEQILDNSFANKDTLNKLILNQQHIKAITPRLESFALASSYEVTKGSIVVGIDPDNEDFVTKLKNKIIRGKYLTLQDSAVLITEGLAKKLKIDTGDTIVLLGQGYHGSTAAGKYPILGILKFASPELNEGMIYMPLNAAQNLYGASDMLTSLVLSLDDPANLEKVVKALIPLAGVKYEVMTWAEMMPEIKELIRTKEGSTYIIIGMLYLLVSFGIFGTLLMMAAERTYEFGMLMAIGMKRLRLACVVLIESLLVTITGCITGIMVSIPLVYYLSVNPLRFTGQMAEMYEGYGFEPVIPTIFSPSLMLEQTIIISCIAFLLSLYPIMKVFTLNEVEAMKK; encoded by the coding sequence ATGTTATTCACCTTAGCCTGGAGAAATTTGTGGCGAAATAAAAGCCGTACTTTTATCACTATGGCCTCGGTTTTCTTTGCAGTTTTATTGTCTGTGTTTACCATATCGCTGCAAAAAGGAGTATGGGACAATCTGACAAAAAATGTCGTGAGTTTTTACACCGGTTATGCTCAAATCCACTTAAAAGGTTATTGGGATGAGCAAATTTTAGATAACAGCTTTGCCAATAAAGATACTCTGAACAAATTGATTTTAAATCAGCAGCATATTAAAGCTATTACTCCAAGACTTGAATCATTTGCTTTAGCATCTTCTTATGAAGTTACGAAGGGAAGTATTGTAGTAGGTATTGATCCGGACAATGAAGATTTTGTTACTAAATTAAAAAACAAGATAATTCGGGGGAAATACCTGACTCTTCAGGATAGTGCGGTCCTGATTACAGAAGGGTTGGCCAAAAAACTGAAAATTGATACCGGAGACACCATAGTTTTGTTAGGCCAAGGGTATCATGGTAGCACGGCAGCCGGTAAATATCCAATTCTTGGAATATTAAAATTTGCTTCTCCTGAGCTCAATGAAGGCATGATCTATATGCCACTAAATGCTGCTCAAAATCTTTATGGAGCATCTGATATGCTAACATCTCTGGTGTTGTCATTAGACGACCCTGCAAATTTGGAAAAAGTGGTGAAAGCACTGATTCCTCTTGCCGGAGTTAAGTATGAAGTAATGACCTGGGCAGAAATGATGCCTGAAATTAAGGAGTTAATCAGAACTAAAGAAGGAAGTACCTATATTATTATCGGCATGTTATATCTGCTCGTATCATTCGGTATTTTTGGAACTCTCTTAATGATGGCTGCAGAAAGAACCTATGAATTTGGGATGCTGATGGCCATTGGCATGAAAAGACTTCGGTTAGCCTGTGTTGTGTTGATTGAGTCTTTATTAGTAACAATTACCGGTTGCATTACAGGCATCATGGTTAGTATTCCTTTAGTTTATTACTTAAGTGTTAACCCATTGCGATTTACCGGGCAAATGGCTGAAATGTACGAGGGTTATGGGTTTGAACCGGTAATACCTACTATTTTCAGCCCATCACTCATGTTGGAACAGACTATAATAATATCCTGTATTGCTTTCTTGTTATCCCTTTACCCTATTATGAAAGTATTTACCCTTAACGAAGTTGAGGCTATGAAAAAATAA
- a CDS encoding outer membrane lipoprotein-sorting protein encodes MNCFKQLSFTILFLFFSCTLLVAQDAKQIVQNAVDHLRGNSAISEINFKVIRPAWNRSMDIKSWSKGDDYALILILSPAKDKGTAFLKRKKEIWNWLPSLERTIKLPPSMMSQSWMGTDFTNDDLVQESSIVDDYTHTILGNELVEGYDCYKIELVPNTDAAVVWGKIILWIEKNNFLQLRTEFYDEDNYLINTLQGSEVKVLDGRLLPTKMVMSPADKPGHLTVITYKTLKLNMNIEDNFFTLQNLKKVK; translated from the coding sequence ATGAACTGTTTTAAACAATTAAGTTTTACTATATTGTTTTTATTTTTTTCCTGCACTTTGTTGGTTGCTCAGGATGCAAAACAGATAGTTCAAAATGCTGTTGATCACTTACGCGGCAATAGTGCCATTTCTGAAATCAATTTCAAAGTCATACGTCCTGCCTGGAACAGATCAATGGATATTAAATCCTGGTCAAAAGGCGATGATTACGCATTAATCCTGATACTTTCACCGGCAAAAGATAAAGGCACTGCTTTTTTAAAGCGCAAAAAGGAAATTTGGAATTGGCTTCCCAGTCTCGAAAGAACTATTAAGTTGCCTCCTTCAATGATGTCTCAGTCCTGGATGGGGACAGATTTTACGAATGATGATTTAGTACAGGAATCTTCAATAGTTGACGATTATACTCATACAATATTAGGTAATGAGCTGGTGGAAGGTTATGATTGCTATAAAATTGAGTTAGTGCCAAATACTGATGCCGCAGTGGTTTGGGGGAAGATTATACTTTGGATTGAAAAGAATAACTTTCTTCAACTAAGAACTGAGTTTTATGATGAGGACAATTACCTCATCAATACCTTACAAGGTTCAGAGGTTAAAGTACTTGATGGCAGACTTCTACCTACTAAAATGGTGATGTCTCCCGCAGATAAACCGGGGCATCTAACTGTTATAACCTACAAAACACTGAAACTGAATATGAATATTGAAGATAACTTCTTTACCTTGCAAAACTTGAAAAAAGTGAAGTAG